The Saprospiraceae bacterium genomic interval TGAGCAGCAGCCATCCGTAAAAAATTAGGCAATACAGTTGATCTTGTTCGTGCGAGTTTGAGTGGATCTCTCAGATGATCCATCATTTCGTCATAACCTAGCTGTCCTACATTTTGAATAATGGGTTGTTTTTTTGCGCCATTAAAATGCACGAGCATACCGGCAGGATCAGCCTCAGGGTGAAATTGAGTACCAATAAAATAATCTGAAAATCGAATCGCCATCAATGCCCGGTCATGGGTATCCGGAGCAGTCGTGGTCTCTTCTGTCAATAAGGTAAATCCTCGTCTATCCATGATTTCCACATCTGGCCTGATGACCTGGTACATACGAAAATCTGCAGCATAAAAAGAGTCAGGGAGATGGTCAAATATAGGCTCGGACCTTCCTGATACCGTTAACTTGACAGGCATGATACCATACGAAGATGGGTGCCGCTGGCTGATCTCTGCAAAATCATAATGCCTGCAAATCATCTGGAATGAATGACAGATAAAAAAGACAAACTTTTTAGAAGTATGGGCCAACTTATTTGATGCCTCAATCGAGTCTATGAGTTCAAAATATTTGCTATCCCACGGCATACCCTGGGTGTCCAATGGGCTGCCCGGGCCCCCACTACTTATATATATGTCATAAGATAAATCCGGTACTTCCTCCTCATACCTGATCGCAAAGGTATCTGTGACGATCTCCATGTCTACTTCCCGCGAGAAAGATTCTATAAGGTCATAGATACAGCGTATGCCTTCGTTAGGCTCCCCATTGTATAAATCCAATATGGCTATTCGTATGCCTTCACGGTCTAATGCCAGCATCAATAATTTAGGTTGGTGAATCTATGCAAAGATAAGTACAAGGATAGTAATTTAAACATATGAAAATCTGAATTATATATATGTGTTAAATGTAATATATTAAAATTTGCAACTGCTGGCATCGTTTCCCACATAATAATTTTTATAGTTTTTGGCAGAAGGATCCATGCACCCTTTTAGATTTAATAATTTGATATCCCTAAACTCCACCGGCTGGCCTTCACTTTGTAGTGCTATAAATCCTTCTTTCAAAGGTTTGCCTGGATTCCAGAAGGCTGGATCATACCGATTGACTACTCCACCCCCCATGGATGGATGACTATATTCCAGCACTACTTTGCCATTGACTATGTGTTGGATCAGGGAGTCACCATATACAATGAGTTCGGCCTTCACCCATTCGTTTTTATCGATGGTAGGACTGGTCGAATTGAGGCAATGACCAGGATATTTTTGGCCTTGGTATTCTATTTCGGTACCAGGTGAACACATATTACAGGTAGGTCTGGGCTTTCCGTCACCTAAGCCGGCCAGAAATTGCATTTCAACTGAGATGGGCCAGTCTTGCTCCTTTGGTATGCTAGCCGGATCTTGGGAGTGGTACATCACTCCACTGTTGAGCAAGGTAAAATCAGGTGCCCCGGGTTGCAAGTCCCCATAAAACCGATATTCCATGCTCAGATGGAAGTAAGCAAAGGGAGTCTTATAATACAGATGTCCATATTGCTCATTAAACTCACCATATTGATCATAGCTCACCTTGATTTTTTTCTTTTCTACGCTGAATGTATTGCCGTAGTTTTCATTATAATCATGATGATGGATTTTGACTATCCAATCCTGCAGGTTGCGACCATTAAATAGTTTTTTCCAGTCCTTTTTTGATTGAGCCTGGGAGGTATAGCTGACCATTAAGATCCAAATACCGAATAATGCTTTAAGATTCATGAGTATGAATTTAGCTTATTAATTGAACAGGCATTAAAATAAAATGGGTTATTCTCACTAACTGGGTCCTTCGGGTTCGTAAACTTACTACCTGAAATTTGCTATTAACATTGAACTACTTCAGAGCATTAAGGGTCTACCTTCAGTATAGCTGTCCTGCTTGCGGTCATAAGGAATAATATTATCCCATTCTTCGGCAGACGATCGGGCTACAAAGGCTACGACGGGTTCCGTATCACTCATATTAAAAACTTCATGGGGTACCCCTGGTTTGATGTAAATAAAATCGCCTGCTTCGTTTTCGATTATTTTTTTGAGGCCAGGGCCAAACTCATGTCGCACTCTTCCCTGTATAATGTACAAGATCAATTCAAAATCTACGTGAATGTGCGCATAAGCCACGCCACTAGGTGGTATCGTCGCTATATTGGCTGAGAGTTTGGTTGTGCCAACATTTTTTGCAGACATACCTTGTTTGTAATGAATGCCATTCCAATCTCTCCGTGGGCCTCCACCTCTGATAGTGAGGATGCCATCATGATCTTCAACAGCATTTTTTTGGATCTGATCTTTATCGTAATTCATATATCATTAAATTAGAGACATTATTAGATTGCCATCTACACCAGGTTTTTTCATGTGATTATATATTTGATTCTCCTGAGCTTGCTTCATAATTGAACAGGAGAAAATCAATACAGATTAAAGTGGTACCTGTCCAATACTTTGTCGGATATATTTACCCCAGGTCAAATTGTCTACCCCAGGCTTATGTTCCTGAGCCCGTTCCACAGCATATTTGGCAGCGTGTTCGACGACCCAGTCCCAGTTCTCCTGCCCGACAGAATGTAAATCTGCATCCGGAGCAGGATTGCAAAAATCAATGGCGTAAGGAATACCATCCCTGACTGCAAACTCGACAGTATTAAAATCGTAGCCGAGGTATTCATTCAATTTGAGCACATAGGATTTGATGAGTTCTATGAGTTTAGGATCATCGGGCATCCTGGCATCATAACGTAGATGATGAGGATTGCGAGGTTCGTAAGGCATGATTTTGACATATTTTCGACCGATGCAATAACATCTATAGTAGCCTTCAAACTGAATTTCTTCCTGGAGCAACATGACCAACTGGTTGGTCTCACCATATTTTTCAAAAAAATCGTCTTTATCGTTGATCTTGTACACATGTTTCCATCCTCCGCCGGCAAAGGGTTTCATGTACGCCGGCCAACCAATATAATCAAACATGCCATCCCAATCCAAAGGGAAGGCGAGGTTTCTAAAAGAGGTCTCCTGCGTATCTGGCGGCCGTTCTTTAGATGGCAGGATCACGGTTTTTGGCACGGGTACCCCTATCTTGACAGCCAGGCAATTGTTAAAAAATTTATCATCAGCACTCCACCAAAATGGGTTATTGATCACTGCTGTGCCGGTGATGGCAGCATTTTTGAGCATAGCCCTATAGAAGGGTACATCCTGAGATATTCGATCTATAAGGACATCGTAACCCTGAGGGGAAGCCTGCGCCACTTTATCTATACGCACAGCTTCTGCGGTGATGCCGGGTATATTCATTTGATTGACTCTATCCACAAAAGCTGGCGGAAAACTACTTTCCATGCCGTGCAGTATACCTATCTTCTTCATAATTTTGTAATTTGGTCCAAAATAATTAATTATTACGGCCTTGCATTCAAGTAATCATCTTTTTCATTCTAAATTTTTGGATCGGGGGTAGATTTGAGTTTTTACAATGATACTTCCCATCGTGCTACTTATACCCATTTGATCCTGGTCAATGATGGACAGGACCTCCACCAAATGGGACTTCACGAAGCATTGAGAGGGCAATCCGAAATAAGCGTGCACAATACCCTGGTGGTAGGCTGTGCGGCTGCTCCTGGCGAAATGCGAAAACAAGAATACGGCGTGCAATGGGCCTCTGATTATGCAGGGAGAGGTAGCAAAGCTGGCCATTATTCACAATTTATCTCTGCAGAACTCATGCCATGGATAGCACAACAATTTCCCTTAAGTGGCCAGGTGCAATGTGCTATCGCCGGTTGGAGCCTCGGAGGACTCAGTGCCATCGATATAGCCTGGCATGCTCCGCATTTGTTTCACAAGACTGGCGTGTTCTCAGGTTCACTTTGGTGGCGCAATCCTGACCTGATACAGGATGATCCACATCACAGACTGATGCATCACAAAGTAAGGCATGCCCCTGTCAAACCAGCTCTTAAATTTTGGTTTCAGGCAGGGACTGAGGACGAAACCGCTGATCGGAATAATAATGGGATCATCGATGCGATAGATGATACACTTGATCTGATAGAGGTCTTACATGCAAAGGGGTATCACAAAAACCGGGATATGCATTTTCATATTGAAAAAGGTGGTCGTCACGATGTAGAGACCTGGTCGCGGGTGATGCCTTTGTTTCTGAACTGGATGGTGGTGAATTAGACGATCATCCGGTATCCAACCCACGTGAGCAATACTCCTCCAATCAGACTACTCAGCACATAGGTCAACGCCATGGGCAGATGCCCTCGTTGCAATAGTAAAAAGGTCTCCGCTGAAAAACTGGAAAAAGTCGTAAATCCACCACAAAATCCGGTGGTCAAAAACAATCGGGTCTGCATCGAGCTATCCGATTTGGTCAACCAAGGTACAAGCATACCTATCAACAGGCAGCCTGTTAAATTGGCGATAAAGGTCGCCCAGGGAAAACGATCCGGCACCGGTTGAATGGCGAAGGATAGCAGGTATCTTGCCACGCCGCCCAAAGCTGCACCAAGCGCTACGGATAATAAATAATTAAAGTTCATATTTGATTCAGACTGAGCAGCACGAAAATAATTACTTTATTCGCTTATAAGCTCTATTTTTAGGAATATTAGAAAAAGTGTTTTCGAATGGTAAGTGATACCCTTAAATCCCCGGCATCCGATAATTTAGATCCGTCTTATAAATTTTCAATATTGATTCCAACCTGGAACAATCTGGAATATCTCAAATTATGTATAAAAAGCATTAGGGAAAACTCATCCTACAAACACCAATTCATCTTACATATAAATGACGGATCAGACGGTACGCTCGATTGGGTCAAAGCTCAGTCCGATATCGAATATTCTCATTCCGATACCAATGTTGGCGTATGCACCGGGCTCAATCGGTGCAGTCTCTTGAGCTGTACGGATTACATACTGTATATGAATGATGATATGTATGTGTGTCCCGGATGGGATCAGGTCATCAGCGATGAGATCCAATCCATAGGGCACAATGATTTTTTTATTTCATCTACTTGTATAGAATCCCAAACAGATAGTAATTGTGTGATCGAAAAGGATTATGGTAGAAATATTGGGAGTTTTAATGAAGCAAACTTACTGTCAGGTTACGATGCCTTATCAATGAATGATTGGAGTGGTGCTACCTGGACACCCAATATTGTGCACAAAAGCTGGTGGAAAGCAGTAGGAGGTTATAGTGAGGAGTTTTCTCCAGGCATGTATTCTGATCCTGATTTTTCGATGAAATTATGGGTACATGGAATGCGCTTATTTATTGGGTTGGGCAAAAGCAAAGTGTATCATTTCGGTTCTACTTCTGTCAAAAGAGTGATTAAAAATCCAGGTTATAGAAAGTTTTTATCCAAATGGAAAATGACCTCCGGTACTTTTATCCGGTATTACCTTAGACGCGGATTTAAATTTAGTGGAGTCTTGCCAGAACCTGTCATTCCTCACTGGATAAAAGCAAAGAATTATTATAAAAGATTCGCTTATTCTGTTTTTAATTCAAATGCCATTTTATGACGATCAACCAACTTCAACACGAGGTAGATGTATGGATAAAAACCTTTGGTGTCAGATATTTTTCTGAACTGACCAATACCGCCATCCTCGCTGAGGAATGCGGAGAAGTAGCCAGGCTCATGGCACGGATATACGGCGATCAATCTTTTAAAAAACCAGAAGATGCGGTTCACGCAAAAGAGGACCTTGCCGCTGAAATGGCCGATGTACTCTTTGTATTGACTTGCATAGCAAATCAATGCGATATCGATCTGCAACAAGCCATCGAAGACAATATGAAACATAAAGGCATCCGTGATCATGTAAGACATCAATCAAATCCTAAACTGAAATGATAAATCGCATTAAAATTTTACTGATCATCCTCGGATGCAATATACCTGGTATAAGCCAGGAGCAGGTACTTTGGTATCGCACACCGGCCAGCCACTTTGAAGAAGCATTGCCTATCGGAAATGGCCGTATCGGAGCTATGGTGTATGGGGGCATCGACACAGATCGACTTTCGCTCAATGATATCACCCTATGGTCGGGGGAGCCTGTAAATCCTTATAACAATCCGGAAGCTTACAGACACCTTCCTGCAGTGCGGGCAGCATTGTTCAATGAAGATTATGCTGCAGCAGATACCCTGGTGAGAAAATTACAGGGGAATTTTTCCAGTGCTTACGAACCACTGGGGAACCTTTTTCTACATTTTGACCATAGAGCTTCTACGACAGATTACAAAAGGACCCTGGATCTTGCAAAGTCACTTGCTGCAGTGACTTATAGGGCAGGTACTACCAGCTATTCACGATCTTATTTTGCCTCCAATCCAGATCAATTGATCGTAATCAAACTGGCTTCGAAAGGTCCTGACAAAATGAATTTTAGTATCAATATGAATAGTTCACTTCAGTACCGTACTAAAATGGATCAGAATAGTTTGATCTTACTGGGAAGAGCACCCGTAAGGTCTCAACCCAATTACTTACAGGTCAGAGATGCTGTAAGTTATGTAGAAGGCCGGGGAACGAGATATACAGCCCAGGTCCAAATCACTTCTAAAGATGGAAAGATTGATTATCAGGA includes:
- a CDS encoding DUF1080 domain-containing protein, producing the protein MNLKALFGIWILMVSYTSQAQSKKDWKKLFNGRNLQDWIVKIHHHDYNENYGNTFSVEKKKIKVSYDQYGEFNEQYGHLYYKTPFAYFHLSMEYRFYGDLQPGAPDFTLLNSGVMYHSQDPASIPKEQDWPISVEMQFLAGLGDGKPRPTCNMCSPGTEIEYQGQKYPGHCLNSTSPTIDKNEWVKAELIVYGDSLIQHIVNGKVVLEYSHPSMGGGVVNRYDPAFWNPGKPLKEGFIALQSEGQPVEFRDIKLLNLKGCMDPSAKNYKNYYVGNDASSCKF
- the crcB gene encoding fluoride efflux transporter CrcB, with translation MNFNYLLSVALGAALGGVARYLLSFAIQPVPDRFPWATFIANLTGCLLIGMLVPWLTKSDSSMQTRLFLTTGFCGGFTTFSSFSAETFLLLQRGHLPMALTYVLSSLIGGVLLTWVGYRMIV
- a CDS encoding glycosyltransferase; this encodes MVSDTLKSPASDNLDPSYKFSILIPTWNNLEYLKLCIKSIRENSSYKHQFILHINDGSDGTLDWVKAQSDIEYSHSDTNVGVCTGLNRCSLLSCTDYILYMNDDMYVCPGWDQVISDEIQSIGHNDFFISSTCIESQTDSNCVIEKDYGRNIGSFNEANLLSGYDALSMNDWSGATWTPNIVHKSWWKAVGGYSEEFSPGMYSDPDFSMKLWVHGMRLFIGLGKSKVYHFGSTSVKRVIKNPGYRKFLSKWKMTSGTFIRYYLRRGFKFSGVLPEPVIPHWIKAKNYYKRFAYSVFNSNAIL
- a CDS encoding esterase family protein — encoded protein: MSFYNDTSHRATYTHLILVNDGQDLHQMGLHEALRGQSEISVHNTLVVGCAAAPGEMRKQEYGVQWASDYAGRGSKAGHYSQFISAELMPWIAQQFPLSGQVQCAIAGWSLGGLSAIDIAWHAPHLFHKTGVFSGSLWWRNPDLIQDDPHHRLMHHKVRHAPVKPALKFWFQAGTEDETADRNNNGIIDAIDDTLDLIEVLHAKGYHKNRDMHFHIEKGGRHDVETWSRVMPLFLNWMVVN
- a CDS encoding cupin domain-containing protein, encoding MNYDKDQIQKNAVEDHDGILTIRGGGPRRDWNGIHYKQGMSAKNVGTTKLSANIATIPPSGVAYAHIHVDFELILYIIQGRVRHEFGPGLKKIIENEAGDFIYIKPGVPHEVFNMSDTEPVVAFVARSSAEEWDNIIPYDRKQDSYTEGRPLML
- a CDS encoding nucleotide pyrophosphohydrolase; amino-acid sequence: MTINQLQHEVDVWIKTFGVRYFSELTNTAILAEECGEVARLMARIYGDQSFKKPEDAVHAKEDLAAEMADVLFVLTCIANQCDIDLQQAIEDNMKHKGIRDHVRHQSNPKLK
- a CDS encoding GMP synthase, whose product is MLALDREGIRIAILDLYNGEPNEGIRCIYDLIESFSREVDMEIVTDTFAIRYEEEVPDLSYDIYISSGGPGSPLDTQGMPWDSKYFELIDSIEASNKLAHTSKKFVFFICHSFQMICRHYDFAEISQRHPSSYGIMPVKLTVSGRSEPIFDHLPDSFYAADFRMYQVIRPDVEIMDRRGFTLLTEETTTAPDTHDRALMAIRFSDYFIGTQFHPEADPAGMLVHFNGAKKQPIIQNVGQLGYDEMMDHLRDPLKLARTRSTVLPNFLRMAAAQLELV